A genomic stretch from Verrucomicrobiota bacterium includes:
- a CDS encoding DMT family transporter encodes MIDWQGPQTCSGALGMLGRPASPDVRALFLLWLGVVFMSTSVLWLKLSDLSPSWLSSYRLLLASGLLVLCFRLPVIGLLRKADRRTWEGWLLGGGLLALHFVLWVLGARGTGTANATLLVNTSPVVMPLLSWLFLREKASSQELWGTAIAVSGLLLLGLGDLRLSRETWRGDGYCLLSMLCLAGYILAGRRFRARSGSVLEYVVPLYLTAGVLCGVVGFFQEGGVEVPRGWDWLWVALVTILPTVLGHTLLNQALSQVSSQTASLFGVTQFLYSGLLAIWLFGEFPALVFYPSALLVVLGVAVGISAKAKK; translated from the coding sequence ATGATTGATTGGCAAGGCCCACAAACGTGCTCCGGTGCCCTCGGCATGCTTGGCCGTCCCGCTTCTCCCGATGTGCGCGCGCTGTTCCTTTTGTGGCTGGGGGTGGTCTTTATGTCGACCTCGGTCCTCTGGCTGAAACTGAGCGATTTGTCTCCGAGTTGGCTTTCCAGCTACCGGCTCTTGTTGGCGTCCGGGCTCCTGGTGCTCTGCTTTCGTTTGCCGGTCATCGGCCTGCTGCGAAAGGCCGATCGGCGAACTTGGGAAGGTTGGCTCTTGGGCGGGGGTCTCTTGGCACTCCACTTTGTTCTCTGGGTCTTAGGGGCCCGCGGGACCGGAACCGCCAACGCCACCTTGCTGGTGAACACCTCGCCCGTGGTGATGCCGCTGCTTTCGTGGCTTTTTCTGAGAGAGAAGGCGTCTTCTCAAGAATTGTGGGGAACGGCCATCGCGGTCTCCGGGCTGCTTTTGCTGGGCTTGGGAGATCTGAGATTGTCCCGAGAGACTTGGCGGGGGGATGGGTATTGCCTGCTTTCCATGCTGTGTCTGGCTGGCTACATCCTGGCGGGTCGGCGCTTTCGGGCTCGGTCGGGTTCCGTCCTGGAGTATGTGGTGCCCCTCTACCTGACGGCCGGTGTCCTCTGTGGGGTGGTGGGGTTCTTTCAAGAAGGCGGGGTGGAAGTGCCGCGTGGTTGGGATTGGCTGTGGGTGGCTTTGGTGACGATTTTGCCGACCGTTCTCGGGCATACCCTTCTCAACCAAGCGCTCAGCCAGGTCAGCAGCCAGACCGCGAGCCTTTTTGGCGTGACGCAGTTCCTCTACTCGGGTCTTTTGGCGATCTGGCTCTTCGGTGAGTTCCCGGCCCTCGTTTTTTATCCTTCCGCGTTGTTGGTCGTCCTCGGGGTGGCGGTGGGCATCTCGGCCAAGGCCAAGAAGTAG
- a CDS encoding DEAD/DEAH box helicase, whose protein sequence is MRFDELSLSPEVLAAVQDMGFEEPTPIQAQAIPEILQGKDVLGASATGSGKTAAFTLPMLTRLGEHGKLRVLILEPTRELAAQVAENIKTFTRHSNLRHVLIHGGVGYGSQNEGLEQGVDILIATPGRLLDHMSRGTAKLDDLDFLVLDEVDRMLDMGFLPDVRRIVSRCPSERQTLFFSATMPEEISRLASFALRDPVEIVIGQRSSTADTIRHAFYPVALEQRSELIREMVRRTAFESVIVFTHTKAEADRLTADLKKAYGQEFSIATFHADVRQKDRTKVLEGFRDGSFNVIVATDLAARGLDISGVTHVINLRVPENPEDYVHRIGRTGRANKEGDAFTILTADEFPQAAAVERLIGQKIERRKLENFDYIYTTLLDDDVPDPSDSKRGRETGPRFKKRRRGGARRR, encoded by the coding sequence ATGCGTTTCGACGAGTTATCCCTCTCGCCAGAGGTCCTGGCGGCCGTGCAAGACATGGGCTTCGAAGAGCCCACTCCCATCCAAGCCCAGGCCATCCCTGAGATCCTCCAAGGAAAAGACGTCCTGGGCGCTTCCGCCACCGGCAGCGGCAAGACGGCCGCCTTCACCCTGCCGATGCTAACCCGGCTCGGGGAGCATGGAAAACTTCGGGTGCTGATCTTGGAGCCGACGCGCGAGTTAGCTGCGCAAGTGGCCGAAAACATCAAAACCTTCACCCGGCATAGCAATCTCCGCCATGTCTTGATCCATGGTGGCGTGGGCTATGGCTCTCAAAATGAAGGCCTTGAGCAGGGCGTCGATATCCTGATCGCGACCCCGGGTCGCCTCCTCGACCACATGAGCCGAGGCACCGCCAAGCTGGATGATCTCGACTTCCTCGTCTTGGACGAGGTGGACCGCATGCTCGACATGGGCTTTCTCCCGGATGTCCGGCGGATCGTGAGCCGATGTCCCAGCGAGCGTCAGACCCTCTTTTTCTCCGCCACCATGCCGGAGGAGATTTCCCGCCTCGCCTCCTTCGCGCTCCGGGATCCGGTCGAAATCGTGATCGGCCAGCGCAGCAGCACGGCTGACACCATCCGACACGCCTTTTATCCAGTGGCCTTGGAACAGCGCTCCGAACTCATTCGGGAAATGGTCCGGCGCACCGCCTTCGAGAGCGTCATCGTCTTCACCCACACCAAGGCCGAGGCCGATCGCTTGACGGCCGATCTGAAAAAGGCCTACGGGCAAGAATTCAGCATCGCGACCTTCCACGCCGATGTCCGCCAAAAGGACCGGACCAAAGTTCTGGAAGGCTTCCGCGATGGGAGCTTCAACGTGATTGTCGCGACCGACCTCGCGGCACGCGGACTCGACATCAGTGGCGTCACTCACGTCATCAACCTGCGCGTCCCGGAAAATCCGGAAGACTACGTCCACCGCATCGGACGAACCGGCCGCGCCAACAAAGAGGGCGACGCCTTCACCATCCTGACCGCCGATGAGTTTCCGCAGGCAGCGGCCGTGGAGCGTCTCATTGGCCAGAAGATCGAGCGGCGGAAACTGGAGAACTTCGACTACATCTACACCACCCTCCTGGACGACGACGTCCCGGACCCCAGCGATTCCAAGCGGGGAAGAGAAACCGGCCCTCGCTTCAAAAAACGCCGCCGAGGCGGGGCCAGGCGAAGATAG
- a CDS encoding crossover junction endodeoxyribonuclease RuvC — MDPALRKTGYAVLEVKEREPVALHFGTHSNPLKMTQAGCLAANADCMLALLREWKPQVCAVESVIYVQSYRTAITLGAARGSALVPIAQAGLPIHQYPPKRVKQAIVGRGAATKEQVAFMVRARLGLTTTPDHDAADALAIALAHSQAVSSPAGQLGELL, encoded by the coding sequence ATCGACCCGGCTCTCCGTAAAACCGGGTATGCCGTCCTCGAAGTCAAAGAGAGAGAGCCCGTCGCCCTGCACTTCGGCACCCACAGCAACCCCCTCAAAATGACCCAAGCGGGCTGTCTGGCAGCCAACGCCGACTGCATGCTGGCTCTCCTGCGCGAATGGAAACCACAAGTCTGCGCCGTGGAAAGCGTCATTTACGTCCAAAGCTACCGCACAGCCATCACCCTGGGCGCGGCCCGCGGGAGCGCTTTGGTTCCGATCGCGCAAGCCGGCCTCCCCATTCACCAATACCCGCCCAAACGAGTCAAGCAGGCCATCGTGGGCCGAGGCGCAGCCACCAAAGAACAAGTCGCCTTCATGGTGCGTGCCCGCCTCGGCCTCACCACCACCCCGGACCACGACGCCGCCGACGCCCTCGCCATCGCGCTGGCCCATTCGCAAGCCGTCTCCTCTCCGGCGGGCCAGTTGGGAGAATTGCTCTGA